DNA sequence from the Leuconostoc lactis genome:
ATCGTGATGAAGAAACTTTGGAGCCAGTGGAGTATTTCATCAAGTTACCAGAAGATATTGACCAACGTGATGTCTTGCTTGTTGATCCAATGTTAGCAACAGGTGGTTCGGCCAAGGATGCGATTTCTGCTTTAAAGAAGCGCGGGGCCAAAAACATCAAGTTGATTACGTTAGTTTCAGCACCAGAAGGGGTGAAAGCCGTGCAAGACGCACATCCAGACGTGGATATTTATACTGGCTCACTGGATGATGGCTTAAATGAAAATGGTTATATTGTACCAGGTCTCGGGGATGCCGGCGATCGTTTGTTTGGGACAATGTAATTTTGAAAGACTTGCGTGCAAGTCTTTTTTATTAAAATAAAATTAATTAAATTAAAAGTGTTGACATTATCTTTTAAGTTGTGTATAGTAATACTCATCAAGAAACAAGCAAGTAATTGCTCAAAAGGGAGAACGCTCATGACACAAACATTTAATCAGCAAGTTAACCACACACTCCTCCTCAACCTCCTTCTCATCTGAGTCTAGTAGGTTGTTATTTGAGCAAATCAGCTACTAGACTTTTGCAAAGTGTAGTGGCTGGTTAGGAAAAAATACGTGTAAACGTCCTAACGAGCAATCGTTGGGGCGTTTTCTTGTTCCCGATGATTGCACGGCTCAATTGAAGTGTAAATGAAAGGGAATTAAGATTATGGCACAAAATGCAATGACAGCAGCAAGTCCAGTGGACACAGAACATATCCAAGAAAAAGCGGTTGAAGCCAAGGCGTCAATGCGCGAACTCGTTTATAATACGTCAGCAGCAGTATCCAATGCGATTTTGGTCACATTGGGGATGGGGTTATTGTTACAAACCATTGCGGGATTTATTAATTGGGCGCCAATGGTGCAAATGGGTGCGATCACAAAAATTATGTTGCCAGCCGCCTTTGGGGCTGCGGTGGCGTCACAAA
Encoded proteins:
- the upp gene encoding uracil phosphoribosyltransferase, whose protein sequence is MGKFVEMDHPLIQHKLTMIRQKNVGTKDFRALVDEIAMLMTYEASRDLQLEDVVIETPVATTTKKQLAGKKLAVVPILRAGLGMVDGIVQLIPAAKIGHIGMYRDEETLEPVEYFIKLPEDIDQRDVLLVDPMLATGGSAKDAISALKKRGAKNIKLITLVSAPEGVKAVQDAHPDVDIYTGSLDDGLNENGYIVPGLGDAGDRLFGTM